The following proteins are encoded in a genomic region of Streptococcus constellatus subsp. constellatus:
- a CDS encoding MalY/PatB family protein: MSKYNFQTAPNRLSHHTYKWKETETDPQLLPAWIADMDFEVMPEVKNAIHDYAEQLVYGYTYASDELLQAVLDWEKSEHQYSFDKDSIVFVEGVVPAISIAIQAFTKEGEAVLINSPVYPPFARSVQLNNRNLVSNSLKEEHGLFQIDFEQLENDIVENDVKLYLLCNPHNPGGRVWEREVLEQIGHLCQKHHVILVSDEIHQDLTLFGHEHVSFNTVSPDFKDFALVLSSATKTFNIAGTKNSYAIIENPTLCAQFKHQQLVNNHHEVSSLGYIATETAYRYGKPWLVALKAVLEENIQFAVEYFAKEAPRLKVMKPQGTYLIWLDFSNYGLTDDELFTLLHDQAKVILNRGSDYGSEGELHARLNIAAPKSLVEEICKRIVCCLPK, from the coding sequence ATGAGCAAATACAATTTTCAAACAGCACCGAATCGCTTGTCTCATCACACTTATAAATGGAAAGAAACAGAGACTGATCCTCAATTGCTACCAGCATGGATTGCAGATATGGACTTTGAAGTCATGCCAGAAGTGAAAAATGCGATTCACGACTATGCAGAACAGTTAGTTTATGGCTATACGTATGCGAGTGATGAGTTGCTCCAAGCGGTGTTGGATTGGGAAAAAAGCGAACATCAGTATTCGTTTGATAAGGATTCTATTGTTTTTGTGGAAGGTGTTGTGCCAGCCATTTCTATTGCGATTCAAGCCTTTACCAAAGAAGGAGAAGCGGTCCTAATCAATTCTCCTGTCTATCCACCCTTTGCTCGTAGTGTCCAGTTAAATAATCGAAACTTAGTATCCAATTCTCTAAAAGAAGAACATGGTCTGTTTCAAATTGATTTTGAACAATTGGAAAACGATATTGTTGAAAATGATGTGAAACTCTATCTTCTTTGTAATCCGCACAATCCAGGGGGACGTGTTTGGGAAAGGGAAGTTTTAGAACAGATAGGTCATCTTTGTCAAAAACACCATGTTATCTTGGTATCAGATGAAATTCATCAAGATTTGACGTTATTTGGCCATGAACATGTTTCCTTTAACACTGTTTCACCGGATTTTAAAGACTTTGCTCTGGTACTTTCTAGTGCTACCAAGACTTTTAATATTGCAGGCACCAAAAATTCCTATGCCATTATTGAAAATCCTACGCTATGTGCACAGTTTAAACACCAGCAACTTGTTAATAACCACCATGAGGTGTCAAGTTTAGGCTACATTGCGACAGAAACGGCCTATCGTTATGGGAAACCTTGGTTAGTGGCATTAAAAGCTGTGTTAGAAGAAAATATTCAATTTGCAGTGGAGTATTTTGCCAAAGAGGCTCCGCGTTTAAAAGTAATGAAACCACAAGGGACCTATCTGATTTGGCTTGATTTCAGTAACTATGGTTTGACAGATGATGAACTCTTTACTTTATTGCATGACCAAGCAAAAGTCATTCTCAATCGGGGAAGTGATTATGGAAGTGAGGGTGAGCTGCATGCGAGACTAAATATTGCAGCGCCTAAGTCTTTGGTAGAAGAGATTTGTAAGAGAATCGTGTGTTGCTTGCCCAAA